In a genomic window of Thalassotalea piscium:
- a CDS encoding ABCB family ABC transporter ATP-binding protein/permease, whose translation MRRNSYPEREVDTINWRMLSTLIPYLLEFKARIFLALSCLVLTKVASVYLPFVIKDIVDTLDNQLDQNILIVPFALVVTYGFVRLSIVMLAEIRDTLFGRVTERAIRRIGLKVFRHLHQLDLDFHLDRQTGGLSRDIDRGTSGISFLMRFMVFNIVPTLLEIIMVIGILWYNYGIWFAIITGVSITAYIFFSIYATEWRTGFIRAANKADSSSNTRAIDSLLNYETVKYFSNEEYEAQAYDQQLADWEKAKIQNRLSLFALNGGQALIVSLAMTAMLALAAYQVTHQEMTIGDFVLINAFMMQLFIPLNFLGFVYREIKGSLANIEHMFSLMARTPKVVDHADATDLNISDAVVTFNQVSFGYSDKRNILKNVSFSVNKGQKVAVVGESGSGKSTLVKLLFRFYDCDQGDISIDGQNIRLATQSSVRQHIGIVPQDTVLFNDTIFENVKYGNPNASDESVKHAIKLAHLEAFINALPDKAHTMVGERGLKLSGGEKQRVAIARTILKSPEILVFDEATSSLDSRSEQAILHAIKEVAKGHSSLVIAHRLSTIIDADNIVVLHQGEVVEQGSHEILLAKKGRYFTMWQLQQSNNNTHE comes from the coding sequence TTGCGCCGTAATTCTTATCCTGAACGAGAAGTTGATACCATTAACTGGCGTATGCTATCAACATTAATCCCTTACCTGTTAGAGTTTAAAGCGCGGATATTTTTGGCGCTTTCCTGTTTAGTATTAACTAAAGTTGCTAGCGTATATTTACCATTTGTTATTAAAGATATTGTTGACACCTTAGATAATCAACTCGATCAAAATATACTGATAGTGCCGTTTGCCTTAGTTGTTACTTATGGTTTTGTGCGTTTATCTATTGTAATGCTTGCTGAAATTCGTGATACGCTATTTGGGCGCGTAACTGAACGGGCTATTAGACGCATCGGACTAAAAGTATTTAGGCACTTACATCAGCTAGATTTAGACTTTCATCTTGATCGCCAAACAGGTGGATTATCACGCGATATTGATCGTGGTACCTCTGGTATAAGTTTTTTAATGCGCTTTATGGTGTTTAATATTGTTCCAACACTATTAGAAATTATTATGGTAATTGGCATACTTTGGTATAACTATGGTATTTGGTTTGCCATTATTACAGGAGTATCAATTACCGCTTATATCTTCTTTTCTATTTATGCCACCGAATGGCGTACTGGGTTTATAAGAGCAGCAAATAAAGCAGACTCATCAAGTAATACCCGTGCTATTGACAGTTTATTAAACTATGAAACAGTTAAGTATTTTTCAAATGAAGAATATGAAGCCCAAGCATACGATCAGCAATTAGCTGATTGGGAAAAAGCAAAAATCCAAAACCGTTTATCACTCTTTGCGCTCAATGGCGGCCAAGCATTAATTGTTTCATTAGCAATGACCGCTATGCTTGCCTTGGCTGCGTATCAAGTAACGCATCAAGAAATGACCATAGGTGACTTTGTACTGATTAACGCCTTTATGATGCAACTGTTTATTCCATTAAACTTTTTAGGCTTTGTTTACCGAGAAATTAAAGGCTCGTTAGCCAATATTGAACACATGTTTTCATTAATGGCGCGAACGCCTAAAGTAGTTGATCATGCCGATGCTACTGATCTTAACATTAGCGATGCTGTGGTAACGTTTAATCAAGTATCTTTTGGTTATAGTGATAAACGAAATATTTTAAAAAATGTGTCATTTAGCGTAAATAAAGGACAAAAAGTTGCAGTAGTTGGTGAAAGTGGCTCTGGAAAATCTACCTTAGTAAAATTATTATTTCGTTTTTATGACTGCGACCAAGGCGACATTTCTATTGATGGTCAAAATATTCGGTTGGCGACCCAAAGCAGTGTGCGACAACATATAGGAATTGTTCCTCAAGATACTGTGTTGTTTAACGATACAATATTTGAAAATGTAAAATATGGTAATCCAAATGCCAGCGATGAAAGCGTTAAACACGCGATAAAGCTAGCGCATTTAGAAGCATTTATTAACGCATTACCAGATAAAGCACATACCATGGTAGGAGAGCGAGGCTTAAAGCTTTCAGGCGGAGAAAAACAACGTGTGGCCATTGCTCGCACTATTTTAAAATCCCCTGAAATTTTAGTGTTTGACGAAGCTACATCATCACTAGACAGTCGCTCCGAGCAAGCTATTTTACACGCAATTAAAGAAGTTGCCAAAGGACACTCTAGCTTAGTTATTGCACATAGACTTTCAACTATCATCGATGCCGACAATATTGTAGTGCTTCATCAGGGGGAAGTTGTTGAGCAGGGCAGTCATGAAATATTACTCGCCAAAAAAGGGCGCTATTTCACCATGTGGCAATTACAACAATCAAATAACAATACTCATGAATAA
- a CDS encoding sensor domain-containing diguanylate cyclase, with translation MNEIDGLNFKKLLEQAHIGIVIHRWDTSIVYANPAALNLLQLSYEEILEKRSTDSSWCFIDETGQKLLVEDYPVNKVKKSKERLSNEILGVINRFQDEVSWFLVNAYYEGEPSETNSFIVITFNDISDSKKLFSFEDIVESAQDIVIVTEAESIEAPLGPKIIYVNRAFENLTGYKKEDVIGETPRILQGTLTDKDSTLRIRTALDNNQAINETLLNYDICGRPYWIEMNIIPLKNKYGKVTHFAAIERDISERKFHLEQLEKRNKDLRELKRDLVKIVEDRTHELQKAKAKLEKLAYIDPLTNVPNRRYFTNQIDTLIKSCNRRGLMLAFGIFDIDNFKKINDTYGHSLGDSVLIALGDYLNSFFRADDIFSRYGGEEFAFAIVVEQPIDLENLTQRLIRGVQSLLIKADTVNFSITVSLGCKLCDTSQQVNFEKEMKHADKALYQAKASGKNKAIIVYPN, from the coding sequence ATGAATGAGATTGATGGTTTAAATTTTAAAAAACTACTTGAGCAAGCTCATATTGGTATTGTAATTCATCGGTGGGATACCTCTATAGTGTATGCAAACCCTGCTGCACTCAATTTATTACAGTTATCTTATGAAGAAATCCTTGAAAAAAGGTCAACTGACTCTAGTTGGTGCTTTATCGACGAAACAGGTCAAAAGCTGTTAGTAGAAGATTACCCTGTCAATAAAGTTAAAAAATCGAAAGAACGACTTTCTAACGAAATATTAGGCGTAATAAATCGTTTTCAAGATGAGGTTAGCTGGTTTTTAGTTAATGCGTACTATGAAGGTGAGCCTAGCGAAACTAATAGCTTCATTGTAATAACGTTTAATGATATTTCTGACTCAAAAAAACTTTTTTCGTTCGAAGATATAGTAGAAAGCGCACAAGATATTGTTATCGTTACTGAAGCCGAGAGTATTGAGGCGCCTTTAGGCCCGAAAATTATTTATGTTAATCGCGCTTTTGAAAACCTTACCGGTTATAAAAAAGAAGACGTCATTGGGGAAACGCCTCGAATCCTTCAAGGTACTTTAACCGACAAAGACTCAACCTTAAGAATTAGAACAGCTCTTGATAATAACCAAGCAATAAACGAAACGCTACTTAATTACGATATATGTGGTCGCCCTTACTGGATTGAAATGAATATTATTCCGTTAAAAAACAAATACGGTAAAGTCACTCATTTCGCTGCAATTGAACGAGATATCTCTGAACGAAAATTTCACCTAGAACAACTGGAAAAACGCAATAAAGACTTGAGAGAACTCAAGCGTGATCTTGTTAAAATTGTAGAAGATAGAACTCATGAATTACAAAAAGCTAAAGCAAAATTAGAAAAACTTGCTTATATCGACCCTTTAACCAATGTACCTAATAGACGATATTTTACAAACCAAATAGACACACTTATAAAGTCCTGTAACAGAAGAGGACTTATGCTTGCTTTTGGTATTTTTGATATTGATAACTTTAAAAAGATCAATGATACCTATGGCCATAGCTTGGGAGATTCTGTTCTTATTGCTTTAGGCGACTATCTCAATAGTTTTTTTAGAGCCGATGATATTTTTAGTCGGTATGGTGGCGAAGAGTTTGCGTTCGCGATTGTTGTTGAACAGCCAATAGACTTAGAGAATTTAACACAACGCTTAATCCGAGGGGTTCAGTCACTTTTGATTAAAGCCGATACGGTTAACTTTTCGATTACCGTAAGCTTAGGTTGTAAATTATGTGACACCAGTCAACAGGTAAATTTTGAGAAAGAGATGAAACATGCAGATAAGGCATTATATCAAGCAAAAGCGTCAGGGAAGAACAAAGCTATTATTGTGTACCCAAACTAG
- a CDS encoding DUF2937 family protein: protein MFKFFFQLIDKALFTVMFLVGVQLPAFINAYRQRLSGHLNEAQEQLTQYQAIADMQYQGSIDKLIVAFKSNSDNAIQQMSNVIANSVESVNTYQQQLFNLENANYLQRVFYFITQMDVEKALETLDRFVPAIPLELNAIITGVILSLLLSGLLNLIFIGGKKLTVKKKATQIQSTKKAQE, encoded by the coding sequence ATGTTTAAATTTTTCTTTCAATTAATTGATAAAGCTTTATTTACGGTAATGTTTCTTGTTGGGGTTCAATTACCTGCGTTTATTAATGCCTATAGACAACGCTTATCTGGTCATTTAAATGAAGCGCAAGAGCAATTAACACAGTACCAAGCAATTGCTGATATGCAATATCAAGGTAGTATAGACAAACTTATCGTTGCCTTTAAAAGTAACAGTGACAATGCTATACAGCAAATGTCTAATGTTATAGCCAATAGCGTGGAAAGCGTTAACACCTATCAACAGCAGCTTTTTAACTTGGAAAATGCAAATTACTTACAAAGAGTTTTTTACTTTATTACTCAAATGGACGTTGAAAAAGCGTTAGAAACTTTAGATCGCTTTGTTCCGGCTATTCCTTTAGAGCTAAACGCTATAATTACAGGCGTAATTTTAAGTTTACTGCTCTCAGGTTTACTAAACTTAATTTTCATCGGCGGTAAAAAATTAACCGTGAAAAAGAAAGCCACTCAAATTCAGTCCACAAAAAAAGCACAAGAGTAA
- a CDS encoding integration host factor subunit alpha, translating to MALTKAEVAEHLFEKVGLSKRDAKEMVEMFFEEIRETLESGEQVKLSGFGNFDLREKSERPGRNPKTGEDIPISARKVVTFRPGQKLKSRVEDGNG from the coding sequence ATGGCGCTAACCAAAGCAGAAGTAGCAGAACATTTATTTGAAAAAGTCGGGCTAAGCAAGCGAGACGCGAAAGAAATGGTTGAAATGTTTTTTGAAGAAATTCGTGAAACATTAGAAAGCGGAGAGCAGGTTAAACTGTCTGGCTTTGGCAACTTTGATCTTCGTGAGAAAAGTGAGCGCCCAGGGCGTAACCCTAAAACCGGTGAAGATATTCCTATTTCAGCCCGTAAAGTAGTTACATTTAGACCCGGTCAAAAGCTCAAAAGCCGCGTTGAAGATGGAAATGGCTAA
- the pheT gene encoding phenylalanine--tRNA ligase subunit beta encodes MKFSESWLREWVNPAISSDELAHQITMAGLEVDAVEPVAGEFTGVLIGEVVECGPHPDADKLQVTKINLGPNYNNGELADIVCGAKNCRLGLKVAVATVGAILPGNFKIKKAKLRGVPSHGMLCSESEIGLAENSDGIMELAQDAPIGMCVREYLDLNDVTIDVDLTANRGDCLGLKGLAREVGVLNSLSVTEPTITVVKPTIDDSLDITITAAEACPRYLGRVIKNINANAQTPLWMVEKLRRCGTRSIDPVVDVTNFVLLEQGHPMHAFDLSKIEGGINVRFAKEGEKLVLLDENEVSLTPQTLVIADGDTNNGKALAMAGIFGGLTSGVTTETKDIFLESAFFAPLAILGKARQYGLHTDASHRYERGVDPQMQRDAMERATQLLLDIVGGEAGPIVEAVHEQHIPQAKKVTLRREKLDSRIGHHIEDNNVNDILTRLGFTVSFNDNVWSVNVPAYRFDISIEVDLIEEVARIYGYNNIPNVSPKATLAMREQKEAILPLSQMRQTLVNCGYQEAITYSFVDPKIQRLIHPDQEVMTLPHPISSEMSEMRVSLWTGLLQSVVYNQNRQQSRVRLFETGLRFIPDASAENGVRQEALLSGVISGSRNDEHWSMEKAAADFYDIKADVEALLSLTSNVEAFEFSAAEISALHPGQTAEISKNGKVVGYVGSLHPELERKLGLNGRTLVFELLLSEISTRNIPEATVVSRFPSNRRDIAVIVDDKIDAKKVLQLIEKVGGNFLIDLNLFDVYQGNGIEPGFKSLAIAMILQDQDKTLEEKDITDVVNRVVDTLKDELNASLRD; translated from the coding sequence ATGAAATTTAGTGAATCTTGGTTAAGAGAGTGGGTTAATCCTGCAATATCTTCAGATGAGTTAGCTCATCAAATTACAATGGCCGGCCTAGAAGTTGATGCAGTAGAACCTGTAGCAGGTGAATTTACAGGGGTTTTAATTGGTGAAGTTGTAGAATGCGGGCCTCATCCTGATGCTGACAAATTACAAGTTACAAAAATCAATTTAGGACCTAATTACAATAACGGTGAATTAGCCGATATTGTATGTGGTGCAAAAAACTGCCGTTTAGGGTTAAAAGTAGCTGTTGCTACTGTTGGCGCAATATTACCCGGTAACTTTAAAATTAAAAAAGCAAAGTTACGAGGTGTACCTTCACACGGCATGTTGTGCAGCGAATCAGAAATTGGTTTAGCTGAAAATTCAGATGGCATAATGGAACTTGCACAAGATGCACCAATTGGCATGTGTGTGAGAGAATACTTAGACTTAAACGACGTTACCATTGATGTTGACTTAACGGCGAATCGTGGCGACTGTTTAGGATTAAAAGGGCTAGCACGAGAAGTAGGTGTATTAAATAGTCTTTCAGTGACAGAGCCTACGATCACAGTTGTTAAGCCAACTATTGACGATAGCCTTGACATTACCATTACGGCGGCCGAAGCTTGTCCGCGTTACTTAGGTCGAGTAATTAAAAATATTAATGCGAATGCACAAACACCGTTATGGATGGTAGAAAAATTACGCCGCTGTGGCACGCGTTCAATTGACCCCGTTGTCGATGTGACCAACTTTGTGTTATTGGAGCAAGGTCACCCAATGCACGCTTTCGATTTATCTAAAATTGAAGGTGGCATTAATGTACGTTTTGCAAAAGAAGGTGAAAAACTGGTATTGCTTGATGAAAATGAAGTAAGCCTTACACCTCAAACATTAGTTATTGCTGATGGTGATACTAACAATGGCAAAGCTTTAGCAATGGCAGGTATTTTTGGTGGGTTAACTTCAGGTGTAACTACTGAGACTAAAGATATCTTTTTAGAAAGCGCATTTTTTGCGCCATTAGCTATTTTAGGTAAAGCGCGCCAGTACGGCTTACATACAGATGCCTCTCACCGTTACGAGCGTGGTGTAGACCCACAAATGCAACGTGATGCAATGGAGCGCGCTACACAGCTACTACTTGATATAGTTGGTGGCGAAGCAGGGCCAATTGTTGAAGCAGTACATGAACAACATATTCCACAAGCGAAAAAAGTTACACTACGTCGTGAAAAACTAGACAGTCGAATTGGTCATCATATTGAAGATAACAATGTGAATGATATTTTAACGCGTTTAGGCTTTACTGTTAGCTTTAACGATAACGTATGGAGCGTAAATGTTCCTGCTTATCGTTTTGATATTTCGATTGAAGTTGATTTAATTGAAGAAGTCGCACGCATTTACGGATATAACAATATTCCTAATGTGTCGCCAAAAGCAACATTAGCCATGCGCGAACAAAAAGAAGCGATATTGCCGTTATCTCAAATGCGCCAAACGTTGGTTAATTGTGGCTATCAAGAAGCAATTACTTACAGCTTTGTTGATCCTAAAATACAACGTTTAATTCATCCTGACCAAGAGGTAATGACATTACCACACCCAATTTCATCAGAAATGTCAGAGATGCGCGTGAGTTTATGGACAGGTTTATTACAGTCGGTAGTTTATAACCAAAATCGCCAACAATCTCGTGTACGTTTATTTGAAACAGGTTTGCGCTTTATTCCTGACGCTAGCGCTGAAAATGGTGTACGCCAAGAAGCTTTATTATCAGGTGTAATTAGTGGCTCTCGTAATGATGAACACTGGTCTATGGAAAAAGCAGCAGCTGACTTTTATGATATTAAAGCAGATGTTGAAGCTCTCTTATCTTTAACAAGTAATGTTGAAGCATTTGAGTTTTCAGCAGCTGAAATATCAGCACTTCATCCTGGCCAAACCGCCGAAATTAGCAAAAATGGCAAGGTAGTAGGTTATGTTGGTAGCTTACACCCTGAATTAGAAAGAAAATTAGGGCTTAATGGTCGAACATTAGTTTTTGAACTGTTATTGTCTGAAATTTCTACAAGAAACATCCCTGAAGCTACTGTTGTATCTCGCTTCCCGTCGAATAGACGAGACATTGCTGTGATAGTTGATGACAAAATAGATGCAAAAAAAGTGTTACAACTCATTGAAAAGGTTGGCGGAAATTTTCTAATTGATCTAAACTTGTTCGATGTATACCAAGGTAACGGTATCGAACCTGGCTTTAAGAGTTTAGCAATAGCGATGATTTTGCAAGATCAAGATAAAACACTTGAAGAAAAAGACATTACTGATGTAGTGAATCGTGTGGTCGATACATTAAAAGATGAACTAAACGCATCACTGAGGGATTAA
- the pheS gene encoding phenylalanine--tRNA ligase subunit alpha, giving the protein MNLDDIILQAEKDIAAATDPAELDQVRINYLGKKGLFTEQMKGLSQLPKEEKPKAGQVINIAKQQVQKLLTARGELLRAEVVKKQLAAESIDVTLPGRASDMGGLHPVTRTIERIESFFGDLGFSVKQGPEVEDDFHNFDALNIPEHHPARQDHDTFYFNPKLVLRTQTSGVQIRTMEKEQPPLRIISPGKVYRNDYDQTHTPMFHQVEGLMVDKEVSFTHLKGILHDFLHHFFEEEVEIRFRPSYFPFTEPSAEVDIMGKNGKWLEVLGCGMVHPNVLKSVGIDPEVYTGFAFGMGVERLTMLRYGVNDLRAFFENDLRFLKQFK; this is encoded by the coding sequence ATGAATTTAGACGATATAATTTTGCAGGCAGAAAAAGACATAGCTGCTGCAACCGATCCTGCTGAGCTTGATCAAGTTCGCATTAATTATTTAGGTAAAAAAGGTTTGTTCACAGAACAAATGAAAGGCTTAAGCCAATTACCTAAGGAAGAAAAGCCAAAAGCTGGCCAAGTGATTAATATTGCCAAGCAGCAAGTGCAAAAATTGTTAACCGCTCGTGGTGAATTATTGCGTGCTGAAGTAGTAAAAAAACAATTAGCTGCTGAATCTATCGATGTGACTTTACCGGGTAGAGCAAGCGATATGGGCGGCTTACACCCTGTAACTCGTACTATAGAGCGTATCGAAAGCTTTTTTGGTGACTTAGGCTTTTCTGTAAAACAAGGTCCTGAAGTTGAAGATGACTTTCATAACTTCGATGCGTTAAACATTCCTGAACATCACCCTGCACGTCAAGATCACGATACGTTTTACTTTAATCCAAAGCTGGTATTGCGCACGCAAACTTCAGGCGTACAAATTCGTACGATGGAAAAAGAACAGCCGCCGCTGCGAATTATTTCGCCGGGTAAAGTTTATCGTAACGACTACGATCAAACCCACACGCCAATGTTTCATCAGGTTGAAGGCTTAATGGTAGATAAAGAGGTAAGTTTCACCCATCTAAAAGGCATTTTGCATGACTTCTTACATCACTTTTTTGAAGAAGAAGTAGAAATCCGTTTCCGTCCTTCATATTTCCCATTTACTGAACCATCAGCTGAAGTTGATATTATGGGTAAAAATGGTAAATGGCTTGAAGTACTAGGCTGTGGCATGGTGCATCCTAACGTACTTAAATCAGTGGGCATTGATCCGGAAGTTTATACGGGTTTTGCTTTTGGTATGGGAGTAGAGCGTTTAACAATGTTGCGCTACGGGGTGAATGACTTACGTGCATTCTTTGAAAATGATCTTCGCTTCTTAAAACAATTTAAGTAG
- a CDS encoding phosphoribosylaminoimidazolesuccinocarboxamide synthase yields the protein MSLADKVLAVNNDLPIRTNKPVHSGKVRSVYWLTEEDSRRLIEEKKYNVPTNTPLAIMVISDRISAFDCIWKGEGGMRGVPGKGAALNAISNHWFKLFKAQGLADSHILDIPHPFVWIVQKAQPVMIEAICRQYITGSMWRSYVKGERNFCGIELPEGLKKDSKLPQLLQTPSTKGILEGIPGVPAVDDVNITRKNIEDNYQAFNFKAKDDIALYEKLLTEGFNVIANALDQLDQIFVDTKFEFGYVKDKAGNDKLIYMDEVGTPDSSRIWDGEQYRNGNVVENSKEGFRQLLLNHFPDPDILLNKDRMDERNALATNNELPSEVLMQVSKTYINIAEKITGEKIVLSENPKAEIIEILKTQFQLIK from the coding sequence ATGAGCCTTGCTGATAAAGTGCTTGCAGTAAATAATGATCTTCCAATCCGTACAAATAAACCTGTACACAGTGGTAAAGTTCGCTCTGTCTATTGGCTAACTGAAGAAGATAGTCGTCGCTTAATTGAAGAAAAAAAATACAATGTACCTACGAACACGCCATTAGCAATTATGGTGATAAGTGATCGTATTTCTGCTTTCGATTGTATTTGGAAAGGCGAAGGCGGTATGCGTGGTGTGCCAGGGAAAGGGGCAGCACTTAATGCTATTTCTAACCACTGGTTTAAGCTCTTTAAAGCGCAAGGATTAGCTGATAGTCATATTCTTGACATCCCACATCCATTTGTTTGGATAGTTCAAAAAGCTCAACCGGTAATGATCGAAGCAATTTGTCGGCAATATATTACGGGATCAATGTGGCGTTCTTATGTGAAAGGTGAAAGAAACTTTTGTGGAATAGAGTTACCAGAAGGACTTAAGAAAGATAGTAAGTTGCCTCAATTACTGCAAACACCTTCCACTAAAGGTATTTTAGAGGGTATTCCTGGCGTGCCAGCAGTTGATGATGTAAATATTACTCGTAAAAACATAGAAGATAATTATCAAGCATTTAATTTTAAGGCAAAAGACGACATAGCCTTATATGAAAAGCTATTAACAGAAGGCTTTAATGTTATTGCTAATGCGCTGGACCAGTTAGATCAAATTTTTGTTGATACTAAGTTTGAGTTTGGTTACGTAAAAGATAAAGCCGGAAACGACAAACTTATTTATATGGATGAAGTGGGTACGCCAGATTCATCGCGTATTTGGGACGGCGAACAATACCGTAATGGTAACGTTGTAGAAAATTCTAAAGAAGGTTTCCGTCAGTTATTACTTAATCATTTTCCTGATCCAGATATTCTGTTAAATAAAGACAGAATGGATGAGCGTAATGCCTTAGCTACCAATAATGAATTGCCATCGGAAGTATTAATGCAAGTGTCTAAAACTTACATTAATATAGCGGAAAAAATTACCGGTGAAAAAATTGTGTTAAGCGAAAACCCTAAAGCTGAAATTATAGAAATACTTAAAACACAATTCCAATTAATAAAGTAA
- the rplT gene encoding 50S ribosomal protein L20, with protein sequence MARVKRGVVARARHKKVLKQAKGYYGARSRVYRVAFQAVTKAGQYAYRDRRQRKRQFRQLWIARINAAARQNGLSYSRFINGLKKASIEIDRKILADIAVYDKAAFSVLVEKAQASLA encoded by the coding sequence ATGGCAAGAGTAAAACGCGGTGTTGTAGCACGCGCACGTCATAAAAAAGTTCTAAAGCAAGCTAAAGGTTACTACGGTGCCCGTAGTCGCGTTTATCGCGTTGCTTTTCAAGCTGTAACTAAAGCTGGCCAATATGCTTACCGTGACCGTCGTCAACGTAAGCGTCAATTCCGTCAACTTTGGATTGCTCGTATAAATGCGGCAGCTCGTCAAAATGGTTTATCTTACAGCCGTTTCATTAATGGTCTTAAAAAGGCTTCTATTGAAATCGATCGTAAGATCCTAGCTGATATCGCAGTATATGATAAAGCAGCTTTCTCTGTATTAGTTGAAAAAGCGCAAGCTTCTTTAGCATAA